A genome region from Kaistia algarum includes the following:
- the rplN gene encoding 50S ribosomal protein L14, with product MIQMQTNLDVADNSGARRVMCIKVLGGSKRKYASVGDIIVVSIKEAIPRGRVKKGDVMKAVVVRTAKDIRRPDGSVIRFDKNAAVLINNQKEPIGTRIFGPVPRELRAKNHMKIISLAPEVL from the coding sequence ATGATTCAGATGCAGACTAACCTCGACGTGGCGGATAATTCCGGCGCTCGTCGTGTGATGTGCATCAAGGTTCTCGGCGGTTCCAAGCGGAAATATGCTTCGGTCGGCGACATCATTGTCGTCTCGATCAAGGAAGCGATTCCCCGGGGCCGTGTGAAGAAGGGCGATGTGATGAAGGCGGTCGTGGTCCGCACGGCCAAGGACATTCGTCGTCCGGACGGCAGCGTGATCCGCTTCGACAAGAATGCGGCCGTCTTGATCAACAATCAGAAGGAGCCGATCGGGACTCGTATCTTCGGGCCGGTGCCGCGCGAACTTCGCGCGAAGAACCACATGAAGATCATCTCGCTCGCGCCGGAGGTGCTGTGA
- the rplC gene encoding 50S ribosomal protein L3 translates to MRSGLIVQKVGMTRIYTDAGEQVPVTVLKLDNCQVVAHRTEDKNGYTAVQLGSGLAKVKNTPKAERGHFAKAEVEPKRKVVEFRVSPDNLIEIGAELTAEHFVVGQFVDVSGTSIGKGFAGVMKRHNFRGGRASHGNSVSHRVHGSTGQRQDPGKVFKNKKMAGHMGDERVTTQNLKVVRTDLERGLIMVEGAVPGAKGGWIEVRDAVKRVLPKDVPMPGAIKLRAQAAEAPVEAKETE, encoded by the coding sequence ATGCGCTCTGGATTGATCGTACAGAAGGTGGGCATGACCCGCATCTATACGGATGCGGGTGAGCAGGTGCCGGTAACGGTGCTCAAGCTCGATAATTGTCAGGTCGTCGCCCACCGGACGGAAGACAAGAACGGCTACACTGCGGTCCAGCTCGGATCGGGTCTCGCCAAGGTAAAGAACACGCCGAAGGCCGAACGTGGCCACTTCGCGAAGGCTGAAGTCGAGCCCAAGCGTAAGGTCGTCGAGTTCCGCGTTTCGCCGGACAATCTCATTGAGATTGGCGCCGAGCTGACCGCCGAGCACTTCGTCGTTGGCCAGTTCGTCGACGTTTCGGGCACTTCGATCGGCAAGGGTTTTGCCGGTGTCATGAAGCGGCATAATTTCCGTGGCGGCCGCGCGTCGCATGGTAACTCGGTCTCGCACCGCGTCCATGGTTCGACCGGTCAGCGCCAGGATCCGGGCAAGGTCTTCAAGAACAAGAAGATGGCCGGACACATGGGTGACGAGCGTGTCACCACGCAGAACCTGAAAGTCGTGCGCACCGATCTGGAGCGTGGGCTGATCATGGTCGAGGGTGCGGTTCCGGGCGCCAAGGGCGGCTGGATCGAAGTTCGCGACGCTGTCAAGCGCGTGCTTCCGAAGGACGTTCCGATGCCCGGCGCCATCAAGTTGCGCGCTCAGGCAGCGGAAGCTCCGGTCGAAGCGAAGGAGACCGAATAA
- the rpsH gene encoding 30S ribosomal protein S8 translates to MTMTDPLGDMLTRIRNAQMRRQSKVSTPSSRLRENVLGVLQSEGYIRGFTTVDTGDGRAELEIELKYFDGEPVIRTIERVSKPGRRVYASVKSIPRVKNGLGVSILSTPKGVMSDADAREQNVGGEVLCQVF, encoded by the coding sequence ATGACGATGACCGATCCTCTGGGTGATATGCTCACCCGCATTCGTAACGCCCAGATGCGGCGGCAGTCGAAGGTTTCGACCCCGTCCTCCAGGCTGCGCGAGAACGTTCTCGGCGTGCTGCAGTCGGAAGGTTATATCCGCGGCTTCACGACGGTCGATACGGGCGACGGCAGGGCCGAGCTTGAGATCGAGCTGAAGTATTTCGACGGCGAGCCGGTTATCCGCACGATCGAGCGGGTTTCCAAGCCGGGCCGCCGGGTCTACGCGTCGGTCAAGAGCATTCCGCGGGTCAAGAATGGCCTCGGCGTTTCCATCCTTTCGACGCCGAAGGGCGTCATGTCGGATGCTGACGCTCGTGAGCAGAATGTCGGCGGTGAAGTTCTGTGCCAGGTATTCTGA
- the rpsN gene encoding 30S ribosomal protein S14, whose translation MAKKSSIEKNDLRRKLSKQYSGRRTKLKAIANDESRPLEERFQARLKLAELPRNSSPTRIRNRCEVTGRPRGVYRKLKMSRIALRELGSLGLIPGLVKSSW comes from the coding sequence ATGGCTAAGAAGAGCTCCATCGAGAAGAACGATCTGCGGCGCAAGCTGTCGAAGCAGTATTCGGGCCGTCGCACGAAGCTGAAGGCGATTGCGAACGACGAGTCCCGGCCGCTGGAGGAGCGCTTCCAGGCGCGCCTCAAGCTCGCCGAGCTGCCGCGCAATTCGTCGCCGACTCGCATTCGCAATCGTTGCGAAGTGACCGGCCGCCCGCGCGGCGTCTATCGCAAGCTGAAGATGTCGCGTATCGCATTGCGCGAACTCGGGTCGTTGGGTCTGATCCCCGGCCTCGTCAAGTCGAGCTGGTAA
- the rplF gene encoding 50S ribosomal protein L6, with the protein MSRIGKKSVAVPNGVTATINGQTVSVKGPKGELSFNFTDNVAVELTDGGLKVTPRDNSQPARAAWGMSRTMIANLVKGVTDGFTRKLEINGVGYRAAVQGTNLQLALGYSHDVVYPIPAGITIQCAKPTEILISGIDRQRVGQVAAEIREYRSPEPYKGKGVKYAEEKIFRKEGKKK; encoded by the coding sequence ATGTCTCGTATTGGAAAGAAATCGGTGGCCGTGCCTAACGGCGTGACAGCCACCATCAACGGCCAGACGGTGTCCGTGAAGGGCCCGAAGGGCGAGCTTTCCTTCAACTTCACCGACAACGTAGCGGTGGAACTGACGGATGGTGGGCTCAAGGTCACCCCTCGCGACAACAGCCAGCCGGCCCGTGCCGCCTGGGGAATGTCGCGGACGATGATTGCGAACCTGGTCAAGGGCGTGACGGACGGCTTCACGCGGAAGCTGGAGATCAACGGCGTTGGCTACCGCGCCGCGGTGCAGGGAACCAACCTGCAGCTCGCGCTCGGATATAGCCACGACGTGGTCTATCCGATCCCGGCCGGCATCACGATCCAGTGTGCCAAGCCCACGGAAATCCTGATTTCTGGCATTGATCGCCAGCGCGTCGGGCAGGTTGCAGCCGAGATTCGCGAATACCGCAGTCCGGAGCCCTATAAGGGCAAGGGCGTGAAATACGCCGAGGAAAAGATCTTCCGCAAGGAAGGCAAGAAGAAGTAA
- the rpsC gene encoding 30S ribosomal protein S3, whose protein sequence is MGQKVNPIGLRLGINRTWDSRWFANKGEYGKLLHEDQKIREVLMKDLKQAAVSKIVIERPHKKCRVTIHSARPGIVIGKKGADIDKLRKTVSKLTDSEVHINIVEVRKPEIDATLVAASIAQQLERRVAFRRAMKRSVQSAMRLGAEGIRINASGRLGGAEIARLEWYREGRVPLHTLRADIDYGTATAHTAYGTCGIKVWIFKGEILEHDPMASERRQTEGNEQGSGSGGRRRDNAA, encoded by the coding sequence ATGGGCCAGAAAGTCAATCCGATCGGCCTGCGGCTCGGCATCAACCGGACCTGGGACAGCCGCTGGTTCGCCAACAAGGGCGAATATGGCAAGCTGCTTCACGAGGACCAGAAGATCCGCGAAGTCCTGATGAAGGACCTGAAGCAGGCTGCGGTCTCGAAGATCGTGATCGAGCGTCCGCACAAGAAGTGCCGCGTGACGATTCACTCTGCCCGTCCGGGCATCGTGATCGGCAAGAAGGGCGCCGATATCGACAAGCTGCGCAAGACCGTCAGCAAGCTGACCGACAGCGAAGTGCACATCAATATCGTCGAAGTGCGCAAGCCTGAGATCGATGCGACCCTGGTCGCGGCTTCGATCGCCCAGCAGCTCGAGCGCCGCGTGGCGTTCCGCCGTGCGATGAAGCGTTCGGTCCAGTCGGCGATGCGCCTTGGTGCCGAAGGCATCCGTATCAACGCGTCGGGCCGTCTCGGCGGCGCCGAGATTGCGCGTCTGGAATGGTACCGCGAGGGCCGGGTTCCGCTGCATACGTTGCGCGCCGATATTGATTACGGGACGGCGACGGCGCATACGGCGTACGGCACGTGTGGAATCAAGGTTTGGATCTTCAAGGGTGAAATCCTTGAGCATGATCCGATGGCGTCCGAGCGGCGTCAGACCGAAGGCAATGAACAGGGCTCCGGCTCCGGCGGCCGTCGTCGCGACAACGCGGCGTAA
- the rplR gene encoding 50S ribosomal protein L18 produces MANTIKERRSARVRRAIRKVASGRPRLSIHRSSEHIYAQVIDDAAGRTLASASTLEKDLRASLKTGADKAAAEVVGKLVAERAKAAGVTQVVFDRGPYLFHGRVKALADGAREGGLDF; encoded by the coding sequence ATGGCCAACACGATCAAGGAACGGCGCAGCGCGCGCGTTCGCCGTGCGATCCGGAAGGTCGCGTCGGGACGTCCGCGCCTCAGCATCCATCGCTCTTCGGAGCATATCTACGCGCAGGTGATCGACGATGCGGCGGGCCGTACGCTCGCTTCCGCCTCGACCCTCGAGAAGGATCTCCGCGCGAGCCTCAAGACCGGCGCCGACAAGGCAGCGGCCGAGGTGGTGGGCAAGCTGGTGGCGGAGCGCGCGAAGGCCGCTGGCGTCACGCAGGTGGTGTTCGACCGCGGACCCTACCTTTTCCATGGCCGCGTCAAGGCGCTGGCTGACGGAGCTCGCGAGGGCGGTCTCGATTTCTGA
- the rplE gene encoding 50S ribosomal protein L5: MAEAAYEPRLKTFYQDEVRAKLVAEFGYKNPMEVPRLDKIVLNMGVGEAVNDSKKVGTALADLAQIAGQKPAVTKARKSIATFKLREHMPIGGKVTLRKARMYEFLDRLVTIALPRVRDFRGLNPKSFDGRGNYAMGIKEHIIFPEINYDKVDQVWGMDVIVCTTAKTDDEARALLKALNFPFRS, translated from the coding sequence ATGGCTGAGGCAGCTTACGAGCCGCGGCTCAAGACGTTCTACCAGGATGAGGTCCGGGCCAAGCTCGTGGCCGAGTTCGGCTACAAGAACCCGATGGAGGTTCCGCGGCTCGACAAGATCGTCCTGAACATGGGCGTCGGCGAGGCGGTAAACGATTCCAAGAAGGTTGGCACGGCGCTGGCGGATCTCGCCCAGATCGCAGGCCAGAAGCCGGCAGTAACCAAGGCGCGCAAGTCGATTGCGACCTTCAAGCTGCGCGAGCACATGCCGATCGGCGGCAAGGTGACGCTGCGCAAGGCGCGCATGTACGAGTTCCTGGATCGTCTGGTGACGATCGCTCTTCCCCGCGTCCGCGATTTCCGCGGCCTCAACCCGAAGAGCTTCGATGGCCGCGGCAATTATGCCATGGGCATCAAGGAGCACATCATTTTCCCGGAGATCAACTACGACAAGGTTGATCAGGTCTGGGGTATGGACGTGATCGTCTGCACCACGGCCAAGACGGACGACGAAGCTCGCGCCTTGCTCAAGGCGCTGAACTTCCCGTTCCGTTCGTAA
- the rpsQ gene encoding 30S ribosomal protein S17, whose product MPKRVLQGSVVSDTNDKTVVVLVERRFTHPVMKKTVRRSKKYQAHDEANTYKIGDQVFIQESKPISKNKRWVVIGTELSDGK is encoded by the coding sequence ATGCCGAAACGCGTTCTGCAAGGCAGCGTCGTCAGCGACACGAATGACAAGACTGTTGTCGTTCTGGTCGAGCGGCGCTTCACGCACCCGGTCATGAAGAAGACGGTGCGTCGTTCGAAGAAGTATCAGGCCCACGACGAGGCCAACACCTACAAGATCGGCGACCAGGTCTTCATTCAAGAGTCGAAGCCGATCTCGAAGAACAAGCGCTGGGTCGTCATCGGCACGGAACTGTCGGACGGCAAATAA
- the rplP gene encoding 50S ribosomal protein L16, whose translation MLQPKRTKFRKQFKGRIHGLSKGGTDLNFGGFGLKALEPERITARQIEAARRAITRAMKRAGRVWIRVFPDVPVTAKPTEVRMGKGKGAPEYWASRVKPGRIMFEVDGVDEETAREALRLGAAKLPIKTRFVQRIAE comes from the coding sequence ATGCTGCAACCGAAGCGCACCAAGTTCCGTAAGCAGTTCAAGGGCCGCATCCATGGCTTGTCCAAGGGTGGCACGGACCTGAACTTCGGCGGATTCGGCCTCAAGGCCCTCGAGCCGGAGCGCATCACCGCGCGGCAGATCGAGGCGGCTCGCCGCGCGATCACCCGCGCCATGAAGCGCGCCGGTCGCGTATGGATCCGCGTGTTCCCGGACGTTCCGGTGACGGCGAAGCCGACCGAAGTCCGCATGGGCAAGGGAAAGGGCGCTCCGGAATACTGGGCGTCCCGCGTCAAGCCGGGTCGGATCATGTTTGAGGTCGACGGTGTCGACGAAGAGACGGCGCGCGAAGCGCTGCGTCTTGGCGCGGCGAAGCTGCCGATCAAGACGCGCTTCGTACAGCGCATCGCCGAGTGA
- the rplB gene encoding 50S ribosomal protein L2: MALKHYKPTTPGQRQLVLVDRSELYAGKPVKGLTVGLRQSGGRNNLGRVTAYGRGGGHKRAYRIVDFKRRKLDVPAVVDRIEYDPNRTAFIALIKYEDGELSYILAPQRLAVGDTVISSAQADVKPGNCMPLGAMPVGTIVHNVEMKPGKGGQIARSAGAYAQYVGRDGGMAILRLNSGEQRLVSQACVATVGAVSNPDHANISIGKAGRNRWLGKRPSVRGVAMNPVDHPHGGGEGRTSGGRHPVTPWGKPTKGKKTRNNKSTDKFIARSRHLRKSK, translated from the coding sequence ATGGCTCTCAAGCATTACAAGCCGACTACGCCGGGACAGCGCCAGCTTGTGCTCGTCGACCGTTCGGAGCTCTATGCCGGCAAGCCGGTCAAGGGGCTGACCGTTGGTCTGCGTCAGAGCGGCGGTCGCAACAATCTCGGCCGTGTCACGGCCTATGGTCGCGGCGGTGGACATAAGCGTGCCTACCGCATCGTCGATTTCAAGCGCCGCAAGCTGGATGTTCCGGCCGTGGTCGATCGGATCGAGTATGATCCGAATCGCACAGCCTTCATCGCGCTGATCAAGTACGAGGATGGCGAGCTCAGCTACATCCTGGCGCCGCAGCGTTTGGCTGTCGGTGACACGGTGATCTCGAGCGCCCAGGCCGACGTCAAGCCCGGCAATTGCATGCCGCTCGGCGCGATGCCGGTCGGCACCATCGTCCACAATGTCGAGATGAAGCCCGGCAAGGGTGGTCAGATCGCCCGTTCGGCCGGTGCCTATGCGCAGTATGTCGGCCGCGATGGCGGCATGGCGATCCTGCGTCTGAATTCGGGCGAGCAGCGTCTCGTCAGCCAGGCCTGTGTCGCGACCGTTGGTGCGGTTTCGAACCCAGACCACGCGAATATCTCGATCGGCAAGGCTGGCCGCAACCGCTGGCTCGGCAAGCGCCCGAGTGTTCGCGGCGTCGCGATGAACCCGGTCGACCATCCGCATGGCGGCGGCGAAGGCCGCACCTCGGGCGGCCGTCATCCGGTCACGCCATGGGGCAAGCCGACCAAGGGCAAGAAGACCCGTAACAACAAGTCGACCGACAAGTTCATCGCGCGCAGCCGTCATCTGCGCAAGAGCAAGTAA
- the rplD gene encoding 50S ribosomal protein L4: protein MDIKVTTLDGAEAGEISLSDEIFGLEPRGDILQRMVRWQLARRQAGTHKSKGRSEVSGTTKKMYKQKGTGGARHGAKTAPQFRGGGKAFGPVVRSHAHDLTKKFRVLALKHALSAKAKSDDLVVVSDVVLDQPKTKAVKERFAKLGLANALIIDGAEVNANFGLAARNVPHIDVLPVQGINVYDILRREKLVLTKAAVEALQERFK, encoded by the coding sequence ATGGATATCAAGGTCACCACGCTCGACGGTGCCGAGGCAGGCGAGATCTCGCTTTCGGACGAGATCTTCGGTCTTGAGCCGCGCGGCGACATCCTGCAGCGCATGGTTCGCTGGCAGCTTGCCCGCCGCCAAGCTGGCACGCACAAGTCGAAGGGTCGCTCGGAAGTCTCCGGCACGACCAAGAAGATGTACAAGCAGAAGGGTACCGGCGGCGCACGCCACGGTGCCAAGACGGCTCCGCAGTTCCGCGGCGGCGGCAAGGCCTTCGGTCCGGTGGTGCGCAGCCATGCGCATGATCTGACCAAGAAGTTCCGTGTCCTGGCGCTGAAGCACGCGCTGTCGGCGAAGGCAAAGAGCGACGATCTGGTCGTCGTCTCGGATGTCGTCCTCGACCAGCCGAAGACCAAGGCCGTCAAGGAGCGTTTCGCCAAGCTCGGTCTTGCGAACGCGCTGATCATCGACGGTGCCGAGGTGAACGCCAATTTCGGTCTCGCCGCGCGCAACGTTCCCCATATCGACGTGCTGCCCGTCCAGGGCATCAACGTCTACGACATTCTGCGCCGTGAGAAGCTCGTGCTGACCAAGGCCGCGGTCGAAGCGCTGCAGGAGCGGTTCAAGTGA
- the rpsE gene encoding 30S ribosomal protein S5 encodes MAREQREERDSEFVDKLVHINRVAKVVKGGRRFGFAALVVVGDQKGRVGFGHGKAREVPEAIRKATEAAKRSLVRVPLRDGRTLHHDVFGRHGAGRVFLRAAPAGTGIIAGGPMRAVFETLGVQDVVAKSMGSSNPYNMVRATFAALAAEDSPRSVAARRGMKVSLLQSRRGDAVEASAEA; translated from the coding sequence ATGGCAAGAGAGCAGCGGGAAGAGCGCGACAGCGAATTCGTCGACAAGCTCGTTCACATCAATCGCGTCGCGAAGGTGGTGAAGGGCGGACGGCGGTTCGGTTTCGCCGCCCTCGTCGTCGTCGGCGACCAGAAGGGCCGGGTCGGTTTCGGCCATGGCAAGGCGCGCGAAGTGCCGGAGGCTATCCGCAAGGCGACCGAAGCGGCGAAGCGTTCGCTGGTTCGCGTTCCGCTGCGGGACGGCCGTACGCTGCATCACGACGTGTTCGGCCGCCACGGCGCCGGCCGCGTCTTCCTTCGTGCAGCACCTGCCGGTACCGGCATCATCGCCGGCGGCCCGATGCGCGCCGTGTTCGAGACGCTCGGCGTCCAGGACGTCGTTGCCAAGTCGATGGGCTCTTCCAACCCCTATAACATGGTGCGTGCGACCTTCGCCGCGCTGGCGGCCGAAGACAGCCCGCGCAGCGTTGCGGCTCGTCGTGGCATGAAGGTCTCGCTTCTGCAGTCTCGTCGCGGCGACGCGGTCGAGGCGTCCGCGGAAGCGTGA
- the rplO gene encoding 50S ribosomal protein L15 translates to MKLNEISDNPGAHKDPIRVGRGIGSGKGKTGGRGVKGQKSRTGVAIKGFEGGQMPLHRRLPKRGFHNIFAKDFNEVSLERVQVAIDAGKLDATKVVTVEALKEAGVLRRIQDGVRLLGPGELKVAVQFEIAGASKPAIEAVEKAGGSVKVLAPKVAEEAAEA, encoded by the coding sequence ATGAAGCTCAATGAGATCAGTGACAATCCCGGCGCCCACAAGGATCCGATCCGCGTAGGCCGCGGCATTGGTTCGGGCAAGGGCAAGACCGGTGGTCGCGGCGTCAAGGGCCAGAAGTCGCGTACCGGTGTCGCGATCAAGGGCTTCGAGGGCGGCCAGATGCCGCTGCATCGTCGCCTGCCGAAGCGCGGCTTCCACAACATCTTCGCGAAGGACTTCAACGAGGTCAGCCTCGAGCGTGTCCAGGTCGCGATCGATGCGGGCAAGCTCGACGCGACCAAGGTCGTGACGGTCGAGGCCCTCAAGGAGGCCGGCGTGCTTCGCCGGATCCAGGACGGCGTTCGTCTGCTGGGTCCGGGCGAGCTTAAGGTAGCGGTCCAGTTCGAGATCGCTGGTGCTTCGAAGCCCGCGATCGAGGCGGTCGAGAAGGCTGGCGGATCCGTCAAGGTCCTCGCCCCGAAGGTTGCCGAGGAAGCCGCTGAGGCGTAA
- the rpsJ gene encoding 30S ribosomal protein S10, whose protein sequence is MNGQNIRIRLKAFDHRILDASTREIVNTAKRTGARVVGPVPLPTQIEKFTVNRSPHIDKKSREQFEMRTHKRLLDIVDPTPQTVDALMKLDLAAGVDVEIKL, encoded by the coding sequence ATGAACGGTCAGAATATCCGGATCCGGCTCAAAGCGTTCGATCATCGTATTCTCGATGCTTCGACGCGTGAGATCGTGAACACGGCCAAGCGTACCGGCGCCCGCGTTGTCGGCCCCGTGCCGCTGCCGACTCAGATCGAGAAGTTCACCGTGAACCGGTCGCCGCATATCGACAAGAAAAGCCGCGAGCAGTTCGAGATGCGCACCCATAAGCGCCTTCTCGATATCGTCGACCCCACCCCGCAGACCGTGGACGCGCTGATGAAGCTCGACCTGGCGGCCGGCGTGGACGTCGAAATCAAGCTCTGA
- a CDS encoding 50S ribosomal protein L23, which yields MSNPTHYDIIRSPVLSEKSTIATEQSKVVFNVLKSATKPQIKAAVEALFKVKVTGVNTLVRKGKVKRFRGIIGKQSDVKKAIVTLAEGQSIDVSTGL from the coding sequence GTGAGCAATCCGACGCATTACGACATCATCCGCAGCCCGGTGCTCAGCGAAAAGTCGACGATTGCGACGGAGCAGAGCAAGGTTGTCTTCAACGTCCTGAAGAGCGCGACGAAGCCGCAGATCAAGGCTGCTGTCGAGGCGCTGTTCAAGGTCAAGGTGACGGGCGTCAACACGCTGGTTCGCAAGGGCAAGGTGAAGCGGTTCCGCGGCATCATCGGTAAGCAGAGCGACGTCAAGAAGGCGATCGTGACGCTGGCCGAGGGTCAGTCGATCGACGTTTCGACCGGTCTCTGA
- the rpmC gene encoding 50S ribosomal protein L29, which yields MKAKDIRLQTADQLETELTNLKKEQFNLRFQRATGQLENTARVRQVRRDIARIKTIAAQKSAADKR from the coding sequence ATGAAGGCGAAAGACATACGGCTGCAGACGGCCGATCAACTCGAGACCGAGCTCACGAACCTCAAGAAGGAGCAGTTCAACCTGCGCTTTCAACGGGCGACTGGCCAGCTTGAGAACACGGCGCGTGTGCGGCAGGTTCGCCGCGACATCGCCAGGATCAAGACCATAGCCGCGCAGAAGAGCGCGGCGGACAAGCGCTGA
- the rplV gene encoding 50S ribosomal protein L22 yields MGKPKRERALKDTEARAITRMIRVSPRKLNLVAQLIRGKKASAALADLTFSEKRIARDVKKTLESAIANAENNHDLDVDALVVSEAFVGKAMVMKRWSPRARGRVGRIEKPFSHLTIVVREAEEAA; encoded by the coding sequence ATGGGCAAGCCGAAGCGCGAACGCGCGCTGAAGGACACCGAGGCGCGCGCGATCACGCGCATGATCCGTGTCTCTCCGCGCAAGCTCAATCTCGTCGCCCAGCTGATCCGGGGCAAGAAGGCCAGCGCCGCTCTGGCGGACCTGACCTTCTCGGAGAAGCGCATTGCTCGCGACGTGAAGAAGACGTTGGAATCGGCGATCGCCAACGCCGAGAACAACCATGATCTCGACGTCGACGCGCTCGTCGTTTCGGAAGCCTTCGTCGGCAAGGCGATGGTCATGAAGCGCTGGTCGCCCCGCGCCCGTGGCCGTGTCGGCCGGATCGAGAAGCCGTTTTCGCATCTGACGATCGTCGTGCGTGAAGCTGAGGAGGCCGCCTGA
- the rplX gene encoding 50S ribosomal protein L24 yields the protein MAAKIKKGDNVIVLTGKDKGKSGEVLSVIPTEQRAVVRGINVGRKHQKQTASEQGGIVSKELPIHLSNIAIATSDGKPTRVGFKITEDGRKQRVAKRSGDVIDG from the coding sequence ATGGCCGCTAAGATCAAGAAGGGCGACAACGTCATCGTCCTGACGGGTAAGGACAAGGGCAAGTCGGGCGAAGTGCTGAGTGTGATCCCGACCGAGCAGCGTGCAGTCGTGCGCGGCATCAATGTCGGCCGCAAGCACCAGAAGCAGACGGCGAGCGAGCAGGGCGGCATTGTTTCCAAGGAACTGCCGATCCATCTCTCGAACATCGCCATTGCTACGAGTGATGGAAAGCCGACGCGCGTCGGCTTCAAGATAACCGAAGACGGGCGCAAGCAACGCGTCGCAAAGCGTTCGGGAGATGTGATCGATGGCTGA
- the rpsS gene encoding 30S ribosomal protein S19, producing MSRSIWKGPFVDGYLLRKAEKSRSSGRGEVIKIWSRRSTVLPQFVGLTFGVYNGQKHIPVIVNEDMVGHKFGEFSPTRTYYGHTADKKAKRK from the coding sequence ATGTCGCGTTCCATCTGGAAAGGCCCGTTTGTCGACGGTTATCTCCTCCGCAAGGCCGAGAAGAGCCGCTCTTCGGGCCGCGGTGAGGTGATCAAGATCTGGAGCCGGCGTTCGACGGTTCTGCCCCAGTTCGTGGGCCTGACCTTCGGCGTCTATAACGGCCAGAAGCACATCCCGGTTATCGTCAACGAGGACATGGTCGGCCATAAGTTCGGCGAGTTCTCGCCGACGCGGACCTATTACGGTCATACGGCCGACAAGAAGGCGAAGAGGAAGTAA
- the rpmD gene encoding 50S ribosomal protein L30, with protein sequence MANKTDGKSAAKTIVVEQTGSPIRRPSDQRATLLGLGLNRIRRRSTLQDTPAVRGMIAKVAHLVRVVDGA encoded by the coding sequence ATGGCCAACAAGACCGACGGCAAGAGCGCTGCTAAGACGATCGTCGTCGAGCAGACGGGCAGCCCGATTCGCCGGCCCTCCGATCAGCGTGCGACGCTGCTCGGTCTCGGCCTCAACAGGATCCGCCGCCGTTCGACGCTGCAGGACACGCCTGCGGTTCGCGGCATGATCGCCAAGGTGGCCCACCTCGTCCGCGTTGTGGACGGGGCGTAG